The Gemmatimonadota bacterium genome window below encodes:
- the ilvN gene encoding acetolactate synthase small subunit — MTQKHTISALVENHFGVLCRVAGLFSSRGFNIDSLSVGETEDPSISRMTIVVGGDDSVLEQVVKQLDRLIDVIRVIDITQGQFVERELMLVKVKADTTTRAEIIQIAEVFRSNIVDVCPRSMTIEVTGKNDKIQAIIGMLSSFGIEEIARTGTVALLRDSAIQ; from the coding sequence ATGACTCAAAAACACACGATAAGTGCCCTGGTCGAAAATCATTTTGGCGTTCTGTGTCGCGTTGCGGGCCTTTTTTCCAGTCGCGGATTCAATATCGATAGTCTGTCCGTTGGCGAGACAGAGGATCCGAGTATTTCTCGCATGACCATTGTCGTCGGTGGTGACGATAGCGTGCTCGAGCAAGTGGTCAAGCAATTGGACCGTCTTATTGATGTCATTCGCGTGATCGATATTACACAGGGCCAATTTGTCGAACGCGAACTCATGTTGGTCAAGGTCAAAGCCGATACAACAACGCGTGCAGAAATTATCCAAATTGCCGAGGTGTTCCGCTCAAATATTGTCGATGTATGTCCCAGATCGATGACCATAGAGGTTACGGGCAAAAATGATAAAATTCAGGCTATCATTGGCATGCTCAGTTCTTTTGGCATCGAAGAAATCGCGCGCACGGGCACGGTTGCCCTGTTGCGAGATTCCGCGATACAATAA
- a CDS encoding 3-isopropylmalate dehydratase small subunit, with product MNSSVIQQVEGRAIPVRGNDIDTDRIIPARYLRAITFDGLGEHAFEDDRKSNPDHPFDDPRYQGASILVANGNFGCGSSREHAPQALMRWGIYAIVGESFAEIFLGNCTAMGVPCLTASTGDIAKIQDAAEADPQREMTVDLKEKKLIFGDIEVDLQIAEGNRLQLIEGAWDATGMLLDGRGAVREVANNLPYVTGF from the coding sequence ATGAATTCATCTGTGATTCAGCAGGTAGAAGGTCGTGCGATTCCCGTTCGGGGAAATGATATCGATACCGATCGCATTATTCCCGCGCGATATCTTCGCGCTATCACGTTTGACGGCCTGGGAGAGCACGCATTTGAAGATGATCGCAAATCAAATCCCGATCACCCATTTGATGATCCGCGCTATCAGGGGGCGTCCATACTCGTCGCCAATGGCAATTTCGGGTGTGGATCATCCAGAGAACACGCGCCCCAGGCGCTGATGCGCTGGGGGATTTATGCCATTGTGGGCGAATCTTTTGCCGAAATTTTCCTGGGCAATTGCACGGCTATGGGCGTGCCTTGCCTGACGGCTTCAACCGGGGATATTGCCAAGATACAGGACGCGGCTGAAGCAGATCCGCAACGGGAGATGACTGTTGATTTAAAAGAAAAAAAATTGATATTTGGCGATATAGAAGTCGATCTCCAGATTGCAGAAGGCAATCGGCTCCAACTTATCGAGGGCGCGTGGGATGCAACGGGTATGCTTCTCGATGGCCGCGGTGCGGTGCGGGAGGTTGCCAATAATCTTCCCTATGTTACGGGCTTTTAA
- a CDS encoding phytanoyl-CoA dioxygenase family protein: MALAMTEQQERDFDEKGFVILEDFFTQDEVNRLLRAIDEVAERIREAEGLGPDDPFAVRNALSQHEAFLDLIDHPRMLPLVVDAIGWNIQIRTTHLDYRPPYPEGLKAGDVGVGKGEDQEVGYRNVAWHPDLASDTLFLGPSLDGRLPFMEIKVFYVLYDMTESNCGNLWLVPGSHKRRPEELREMGREVNPEEAVELKLRAGSAVLWRTAVWHCVGPNLSRKTRKIMHVGYNYRWLRPTDYIAQDAELIERSSPIRRQLLGALASGKDPLGPEPDFHPSSQYWLTKNWDDVPLRAWAQTRAQDVVI, translated from the coding sequence ATGGCCCTTGCGATGACAGAGCAGCAAGAGAGAGATTTTGATGAAAAGGGATTTGTTATTCTTGAGGATTTTTTTACTCAGGACGAGGTGAATCGGCTATTGAGGGCTATTGATGAGGTGGCAGAGCGGATTCGAGAGGCCGAGGGTCTGGGACCTGATGATCCTTTTGCCGTGCGCAATGCCCTATCGCAGCACGAGGCGTTTCTCGATTTGATCGATCATCCGCGCATGCTGCCTCTGGTGGTGGATGCGATTGGCTGGAATATTCAGATCCGTACCACGCATCTGGATTATCGACCGCCGTATCCCGAGGGTTTGAAAGCAGGCGATGTTGGCGTTGGCAAGGGCGAAGATCAGGAGGTTGGGTACCGCAATGTGGCATGGCATCCCGATTTGGCGAGCGATACGCTGTTTCTGGGTCCTTCGCTGGATGGACGTCTCCCGTTTATGGAGATCAAGGTTTTTTACGTGCTTTACGATATGACCGAATCCAATTGTGGCAATCTGTGGTTGGTGCCGGGCAGTCACAAGCGCAGGCCAGAAGAGTTGCGGGAAATGGGGCGCGAGGTCAATCCAGAAGAGGCGGTTGAGCTCAAGTTGCGGGCTGGTTCCGCAGTGTTGTGGCGAACCGCGGTGTGGCACTGCGTGGGTCCCAATTTGTCGAGAAAAACGCGAAAGATTATGCATGTGGGCTATAATTATCGTTGGCTTCGTCCGACTGATTATATCGCGCAGGATGCGGAGCTTATTGAACGGAGTTCGCCAATTCGGCGTCAGTTGTTGGGCGCGCTGGCATCGGGAAAAGACCCGCTTGGTCCAGAACCAGATTTTCATCCTTCGTCACAATACTGGCTGACTAAGAATTGGGATGATGTTCCGCTGCGAGCCTGGGCACAGACGCGAGCACAGGATGTTGTGATCTGA
- a CDS encoding 2-isopropylmalate synthase, translating to MSNAKNKDRVIIFDTTLRDAEQTPGASLALREKVEIAHQLARLNVDVIEAGFPVSSDQDYNAVRRIAHEVEGPVICGLSRAIFKDIDRAGEALKGAPNPRIHTFIGTSPLHISMVGKTPDQVLQMAVDAVARAKSHCDDVEFSPMDAARTDPQYLLDVIEATIEAGATTINIPDTVGYAVPDQFGRIIRNICEKVPNVDRAIISVHCHDDLGMATINALEALRNGARQVECTVNGLGERAGNTSLEEVVMAVKTRGDYFDLYTDIKTREIVNTSRLVSRLMGIVVPPNKPIVGANAFAHSSGIHQDGVLKDRENFEIIDPKSVGWEESSIVLTARSGRHALRHRLEELGYHLNQDELNIAYERFVKVADKKKEVYDEDLMAIVEDEIRDFPMRFVLDYLHTVSGTGTVPSATVRIGIDGKNHVQESAWGDGPVDATYRAIKKATDNTNTKVEDYTIRSVTGGAEAMGEVTVNVSCNGRIIRGRGVSTDIIEASAKAFLDALNRLAIQQDNHKEREPTV from the coding sequence ATGTCAAACGCGAAAAACAAAGACCGCGTCATTATTTTTGATACCACTTTGAGAGACGCGGAACAGACGCCAGGGGCTTCGCTCGCGTTGCGCGAAAAGGTTGAAATTGCCCATCAACTCGCGCGGCTCAATGTCGATGTTATCGAGGCCGGATTTCCCGTATCGTCCGATCAGGACTACAATGCGGTGCGGCGCATTGCACACGAGGTCGAGGGCCCTGTTATTTGCGGTCTGTCTCGCGCAATTTTCAAAGATATTGACCGCGCAGGTGAAGCCCTGAAAGGTGCGCCAAATCCGCGCATACACACGTTTATTGGGACCTCTCCGCTCCATATTTCCATGGTGGGCAAAACGCCCGATCAAGTTCTGCAAATGGCTGTTGATGCGGTTGCGCGAGCTAAGTCGCATTGCGACGATGTGGAGTTTTCGCCGATGGATGCTGCGCGCACAGATCCGCAATATCTCCTCGACGTGATCGAAGCCACCATTGAAGCGGGTGCGACAACCATCAATATTCCCGATACTGTGGGCTACGCAGTTCCCGACCAGTTTGGTCGCATTATCCGCAATATTTGCGAGAAAGTGCCCAATGTCGATCGCGCCATTATCAGTGTCCACTGCCACGACGATTTGGGCATGGCGACTATCAATGCTCTCGAAGCACTCAGAAATGGCGCGCGTCAGGTCGAATGCACGGTTAATGGGTTGGGTGAACGCGCGGGCAATACCTCGCTTGAAGAAGTGGTTATGGCCGTCAAGACGCGAGGGGATTATTTCGATCTCTATACGGATATCAAGACGCGCGAGATCGTAAACACGAGCCGTCTGGTCAGCCGCCTCATGGGTATTGTCGTTCCGCCCAACAAGCCCATTGTAGGAGCCAATGCCTTTGCACATAGTTCGGGTATCCATCAGGACGGGGTGCTCAAAGACCGCGAAAATTTCGAAATTATCGATCCCAAATCTGTGGGTTGGGAAGAATCGAGCATTGTGCTCACGGCGCGTTCTGGCCGCCACGCATTGCGCCATCGTTTGGAAGAGCTCGGCTATCATCTCAATCAGGATGAATTAAATATCGCTTATGAGCGTTTTGTCAAAGTTGCCGACAAGAAGAAGGAAGTTTATGACGAAGACCTCATGGCCATTGTGGAAGATGAGATTCGAGACTTTCCCATGCGGTTCGTGCTGGACTATTTGCATACTGTGAGTGGTACCGGTACGGTTCCCTCTGCGACGGTTCGCATTGGTATTGACGGTAAAAACCACGTTCAGGAATCTGCTTGGGGCGATGGGCCAGTAGATGCGACGTATCGGGCGATTAAGAAAGCCACGGACAATACAAATACAAAAGTGGAAGATTATACTATTCGCAGCGTTACCGGGGGTGCCGAAGCGATGGGAGAAGTCACGGTCAATGTGTCGTGCAATGGTCGGATAATCAGGGGACGCGGTGTTTCAACCGATATTATTGAAGCCAGTGCCAAAGCTTTTCTCGATGCGCTCAATCGCCTGGCCATTCAGCAGGATAATCACAAGGAGCGAGAACCAACCGTTTAG
- the ggt gene encoding gamma-glutamyltransferase encodes MSSPHAIAYPAFRPSIMGRNGVVTSGHHLASQAGIQVMMGGGNAIDAAIATAAALGVVEPQSSGAGGDGFILIYSAKTGTVSAINATGAAPTGATREFYLKRGGIPMKGILSVSIPGLVDGWLVAHEHFGTRPLEDIFAPAIALCEDGFPLSHKLADSLRGETKRFASDPYTRAVFTNDGQPLSAGDIVYQKDLGKTLRIIAAEGRDAYRTGEIARALVAFSQSRGGLFTEADLKNHCARIGDPIAVTYKGYTVYETPPNSSGHILLQELNIVENFDLRALGCNTAESIHLMVEAKKLAFADREKYMADPDWIDVPVEGLLSKEYAKERAACIDLERAAIHVPPGIPESVEDTTCFCVADGEGNAVCQLQSIQSGWGSSLIAGDTGILLNNRMTYWHLEKDHPNCLMPGKRVRHTMNPVIVAKDGKLVLICGTPGADTQVQTNLQLVTHILDFGMTPQEAVEAPRWRSLQNPMESTVPHTCEDVLQLESRFPTIECEALARKGHDLRYLSNWGGPGNAQAIQINPETGTLMGGSDPRRDGYAVAF; translated from the coding sequence ATGTCTTCTCCTCATGCAATTGCCTATCCCGCCTTCAGGCCGTCCATTATGGGCAGAAATGGCGTGGTCACATCGGGACACCATCTCGCTTCTCAAGCAGGTATTCAGGTTATGATGGGGGGTGGTAATGCCATTGATGCGGCTATTGCCACGGCTGCTGCGCTCGGTGTGGTTGAACCGCAATCTTCAGGCGCAGGCGGCGATGGTTTTATTTTAATTTACTCGGCTAAGACGGGTACCGTATCTGCCATCAATGCCACTGGTGCAGCCCCAACGGGTGCGACCCGAGAATTTTATCTCAAACGCGGTGGTATCCCGATGAAAGGTATTCTGAGCGTTTCCATTCCCGGTCTTGTTGACGGCTGGCTCGTTGCTCACGAGCACTTTGGCACGCGTCCGCTCGAAGATATTTTTGCGCCGGCAATTGCCCTTTGTGAAGATGGTTTTCCGCTCAGTCACAAATTGGCGGATAGCTTGCGGGGGGAAACAAAACGCTTTGCTTCCGATCCATATACGCGGGCGGTTTTCACAAATGATGGTCAGCCTCTTAGTGCCGGGGATATAGTTTATCAGAAGGACCTGGGTAAGACCTTGCGGATAATTGCCGCAGAGGGCCGAGACGCCTATCGCACGGGTGAAATAGCCCGGGCACTTGTTGCATTCAGCCAGTCGCGAGGTGGTTTGTTTACCGAAGCCGATTTGAAAAACCATTGCGCCCGCATTGGCGATCCCATTGCTGTGACCTACAAAGGTTATACGGTGTATGAAACGCCGCCCAATTCGAGTGGGCATATTTTACTTCAAGAACTCAATATTGTCGAAAATTTTGATCTTCGAGCACTGGGCTGCAATACTGCCGAGAGTATCCACCTTATGGTCGAAGCCAAGAAACTCGCTTTTGCAGACCGAGAAAAATACATGGCCGATCCAGATTGGATTGATGTGCCGGTTGAAGGACTTCTTTCGAAAGAGTATGCAAAAGAGCGCGCTGCGTGTATTGACCTCGAACGCGCTGCTATCCACGTCCCGCCCGGTATCCCGGAATCGGTTGAGGATACTACATGTTTTTGCGTAGCTGACGGCGAGGGCAACGCGGTTTGTCAATTGCAGAGTATTCAATCTGGCTGGGGGTCAAGTCTTATTGCGGGGGATACGGGTATTCTTCTCAATAACCGCATGACTTATTGGCATCTCGAAAAAGATCATCCCAATTGTCTGATGCCTGGAAAGAGGGTTCGCCACACTATGAATCCCGTTATTGTCGCGAAAGACGGTAAACTCGTTCTGATATGCGGTACGCCGGGCGCAGATACACAGGTGCAGACGAATTTGCAATTGGTGACACATATTCTGGATTTTGGCATGACACCTCAAGAGGCTGTTGAAGCCCCCCGCTGGCGTTCTCTGCAAAATCCCATGGAATCCACGGTTCCCCATACCTGCGAAGATGTGCTTCAACTCGAAAGCCGTTTTCCTACAATCGAGTGCGAAGCTCTGGCTCGGAAAGGTCACGACCTTCGCTACCTCTCAAATTGGGGTGGGCCGGGAAATGCTCAGGCCATTCAGATCAATCCCGAGACCGGGACCCTGATGGGCGGTTCAGATCCCAGGCGAGATGGATACGCCGTTGCTTTTTAA
- a CDS encoding RidA family protein, producing the protein MLIAKSEGHYHFLKGIDPYSCGVIADPGWEVVHVTLEQALPWRQGFDRVEAHLEEVGRDRQALCGMELRSPAPFIMAGFIAFNRDYCQVLKAWDLYVGELNPVARTNVAPLFDPPGEPVLHAFSYTVPAATDAPRTLVIAGAGELREGVLVEQGIVRSGDISAEAMREKVGYVVDVMVERLFGLGGAWEMINAVDVYTVHSLDGLVEDILFNRIGPVRRHGFRWHFTRPPVVDIEFEMDMRGVRLDFVI; encoded by the coding sequence ATGTTGATTGCCAAGTCCGAAGGACACTACCACTTTCTCAAGGGTATTGACCCCTATTCCTGCGGCGTTATTGCTGATCCCGGCTGGGAGGTCGTCCATGTGACACTGGAACAGGCTTTGCCCTGGCGGCAGGGGTTTGATCGGGTTGAGGCGCATTTGGAGGAGGTCGGACGAGATCGACAGGCGTTGTGTGGCATGGAGTTGCGTTCGCCTGCGCCTTTTATTATGGCGGGGTTTATCGCTTTCAATCGGGATTATTGTCAGGTGCTCAAGGCCTGGGATCTGTACGTGGGAGAGTTGAATCCAGTAGCACGCACCAATGTGGCTCCGCTGTTCGATCCACCCGGGGAACCGGTGCTGCATGCATTTTCCTATACGGTGCCAGCAGCGACTGATGCACCGCGGACTCTGGTGATCGCCGGGGCCGGGGAATTGCGCGAGGGGGTACTTGTGGAGCAGGGTATTGTCCGCAGTGGGGATATCAGTGCAGAAGCGATGCGGGAGAAGGTTGGTTATGTGGTGGATGTAATGGTCGAGCGTTTGTTTGGTCTGGGTGGGGCCTGGGAGATGATCAATGCGGTGGATGTGTACACGGTGCATTCTCTGGACGGGCTGGTAGAGGATATTTTGTTCAATCGCATCGGGCCAGTCCGACGGCACGGTTTCCGCTGGCACTTTACCCGTCCACCAGTGGTCGATATTGAATTTGAGATGGATATGCGGGGGGTGCGGCTGGACTTTGTGATATAA
- the leuC gene encoding 3-isopropylmalate dehydratase large subunit, producing the protein MGQSLFHKVWDAHAVRTLPSGQTQLFIGLHLVHEVTSPQAFDMLRERGLTIAYPERTFATVDHIVPTSDVARPFADEMAEDMMVAIEENAQQFGLSFFGLDDERQGIVHVIGPELGLTQPGMTIACGDSHTSTHGAYGAIAFGIGTSQVRDVLATQCLAMDPLKVRRIEVSGTLSKGVYAKDVILNIIRNLGVKGGTGYAYEYAGSAIEAMDMEARMSVCNMSIEGGARAGYVNPDQTTFDYLQGRTYAPAGDAFDRAVSWWRSMASDADADYDDVYHLDGSALEPTVTWGITPGQALFVTEKVPALTDLPDDERDVAAEAYDYMDLKPGTAISGMPIDVAFVGSCTNSRISDLREAARVVEGHKVANGVKALVVPGSKSVLKTAEAEGLHHIFEDAGFEWRGAGCSMCLAMNPDKLQGREVCASSSNRNFKGRQGSPTGRTLLMSPAMVAASAIAGEVIDVRAM; encoded by the coding sequence ATGGGTCAAAGTTTATTTCACAAAGTTTGGGACGCGCATGCGGTGCGAACGCTGCCATCGGGGCAGACGCAGTTGTTTATCGGCCTGCATCTCGTTCACGAGGTTACCAGTCCGCAGGCTTTTGATATGCTCAGAGAGCGCGGCCTCACCATCGCGTATCCAGAACGCACATTTGCCACGGTTGATCACATTGTGCCCACAAGTGATGTTGCCCGTCCATTTGCCGATGAGATGGCCGAGGATATGATGGTTGCCATTGAAGAAAATGCCCAACAGTTCGGCCTTTCTTTTTTTGGTCTCGACGACGAGCGTCAGGGTATTGTCCATGTTATTGGTCCCGAACTGGGTTTGACACAGCCGGGCATGACCATTGCCTGTGGCGATAGTCACACTTCAACGCACGGTGCTTATGGTGCTATTGCATTTGGTATTGGCACCTCGCAGGTGCGCGATGTGCTCGCCACGCAGTGTTTGGCTATGGATCCCCTTAAAGTGCGTCGTATTGAAGTATCCGGTACGCTGAGCAAAGGGGTTTACGCCAAAGATGTCATTCTCAATATTATTCGCAATCTCGGCGTAAAAGGCGGTACGGGCTATGCTTACGAATATGCCGGATCCGCTATTGAAGCTATGGATATGGAAGCGCGTATGTCGGTGTGCAATATGTCCATTGAAGGCGGTGCGCGCGCGGGGTATGTGAATCCCGATCAGACGACGTTTGATTATTTGCAGGGGCGCACGTATGCGCCTGCAGGAGACGCTTTTGATCGCGCGGTTTCCTGGTGGCGTTCTATGGCTTCGGATGCCGACGCCGATTACGACGATGTTTATCACCTCGATGGCTCCGCTCTCGAGCCTACCGTGACATGGGGTATCACGCCGGGGCAGGCGCTCTTTGTAACAGAAAAAGTGCCTGCGCTGACAGATCTGCCCGACGATGAGCGTGATGTTGCAGCCGAAGCGTATGATTATATGGACTTAAAACCGGGTACGGCCATATCTGGTATGCCTATTGACGTGGCTTTTGTGGGATCGTGTACCAACAGCCGTATCTCTGACCTGAGAGAAGCTGCCAGAGTTGTCGAGGGTCACAAGGTGGCCAATGGCGTCAAAGCGCTTGTTGTGCCGGGGTCCAAATCCGTTCTCAAGACTGCCGAAGCCGAAGGTTTGCACCACATTTTTGAAGATGCGGGGTTTGAATGGCGCGGTGCAGGGTGTTCGATGTGTTTGGCTATGAATCCCGACAAATTGCAGGGGCGCGAGGTGTGTGCGTCGTCGAGCAATCGCAATTTCAAAGGGCGTCAGGGTAGCCCCACGGGGCGCACGCTCTTGATGAGTCCCGCAATGGTCGCAGCCTCGGCTATCGCGGGTGAGGTTATTGACGTTCGCGCTATGTGA
- a CDS encoding YkgJ family cysteine cluster protein has translation MAQEWKHLLEFRCTRCGNCCRDPIVLVTDEDVRRIIEGTNQAACDVVDFYKPSEIEWGEDQPGWISLKSGQRIMGLRRTEGGCQYLGEDDLCRIYDYRPVTCRRYPFDLEFDEEGDIELLSISQSTDCPYELDGYTPLGEIKAIAKWETWEEEPYYARVEAWNARKETGDKKTFLKFIGLE, from the coding sequence ATGGCGCAAGAGTGGAAACACTTGCTCGAGTTTCGCTGCACTCGCTGTGGAAATTGCTGTCGAGACCCCATTGTTCTGGTTACTGACGAAGATGTGCGCCGCATTATTGAGGGCACAAACCAGGCGGCTTGTGATGTGGTCGATTTTTATAAGCCGAGTGAAATTGAATGGGGCGAAGACCAGCCCGGCTGGATAAGTTTGAAGTCTGGCCAGCGCATTATGGGTTTGCGTAGAACTGAGGGCGGATGCCAATATTTGGGTGAAGACGATTTGTGTCGTATCTACGATTATCGTCCGGTGACTTGCCGAAGATATCCATTTGATCTCGAGTTTGACGAAGAGGGCGATATCGAGTTGCTCAGCATTAGCCAATCTACCGATTGTCCGTATGAACTCGACGGGTACACGCCATTGGGTGAGATTAAGGCTATTGCAAAATGGGAGACGTGGGAAGAAGAACCCTATTATGCCAGAGTTGAAGCGTGGAACGCGCGCAAAGAGACGGGCGATAAAAAGACGTTTCTCAAATTTATTGGGTTGGAGTGA
- a CDS encoding response regulator transcription factor, with protein MATILLLADEAYGARLKSDLEYIGHQVEHMILSGRSNLPPIPTNGIDLTIIDPESSLDRLAQAIAHLQQQRPANDSSLLVITDEMTALNLDFSLGISDFIIKPYSLREFEARLRLALWNDDHPPDDHTLKIDDLVINMARYEVRVKGSVVELTLKEYELLKHLVTHETRVFTRSDLLDSIWGYDYYGGMRTVDVHIRRLRSKLGESGKAITTVRGVGYKFDPS; from the coding sequence ATGGCAACTATTCTTCTTCTCGCAGACGAAGCCTACGGCGCGCGTCTCAAATCAGACCTCGAATACATCGGGCATCAAGTTGAACACATGATCCTGAGCGGACGGAGCAATTTGCCACCCATACCCACCAACGGCATTGACTTGACCATCATTGACCCCGAGTCCTCCCTCGATCGCCTCGCACAGGCCATTGCGCACCTTCAACAACAGCGCCCTGCCAACGATAGTTCCCTACTCGTCATCACCGATGAAATGACCGCACTCAACCTCGATTTTTCACTCGGTATTTCAGATTTTATCATCAAGCCCTATAGCCTGCGCGAGTTCGAAGCCCGCCTGCGCCTGGCTCTTTGGAACGACGACCATCCCCCCGACGACCACACCCTCAAAATAGACGACCTCGTCATCAATATGGCGCGCTACGAAGTGCGCGTCAAGGGCAGTGTTGTCGAACTCACACTCAAAGAATACGAACTACTCAAACATCTGGTCACCCACGAAACCCGCGTATTTACCCGATCGGACCTGCTCGACAGCATCTGGGGCTATGACTATTACGGCGGCATGCGCACCGTTGACGTCCACATTCGCCGCCTGCGCTCCAAACTCGGCGAATCCGGCAAAGCCATTACCACAGTGCGCGGTGTCGGCTACAAATTTGATCCCTCCTGA
- a CDS encoding restriction endonuclease — LPHMDQIGPRSLLEYGGCDDELLSGWMSWRKWIYDIDNRSAQETGYLFEPVLASCLGGTPVGARNSLVKRVDGNGNQTSRGRQVDCFVAGENLAYEFKMRVTIAASGQGRFGEELSFPFECQVAGFKPILIVLDPTPSPRLDELKAAFENAAGSSYIGDEAWSHINEKSGEILSIFVQKYIRPPIESIEGLHQNIPPDLYLQWRNSAVLIKSPSSEYLIERSANADPELQ; from the coding sequence TTGCCACACATGGATCAAATAGGTCCACGTTCTTTATTGGAATATGGAGGATGCGATGATGAACTTTTGTCGGGATGGATGTCCTGGAGAAAATGGATATATGATATAGATAATCGCTCTGCACAGGAAACGGGATATTTGTTTGAGCCTGTGTTAGCAAGTTGTCTGGGAGGTACGCCTGTTGGTGCGAGAAATTCACTCGTAAAACGAGTTGATGGTAACGGAAATCAGACCTCAAGAGGCAGACAAGTTGATTGTTTTGTGGCTGGAGAAAATCTCGCCTATGAATTCAAAATGAGGGTGACAATTGCTGCGAGTGGGCAAGGCCGATTCGGCGAAGAATTATCGTTTCCCTTTGAATGTCAGGTAGCTGGATTCAAACCTATTCTCATAGTGCTCGATCCCACACCCTCACCAAGACTTGATGAATTGAAAGCAGCTTTTGAAAATGCGGCTGGTTCTTCATATATTGGAGATGAAGCCTGGAGTCATATAAATGAAAAATCGGGGGAAATTTTGTCTATATTTGTCCAAAAATATATCAGACCACCTATAGAATCAATTGAAGGTCTCCATCAAAATATCCCGCCTGATTTATATTTACAATGGCGGAATAGCGCAGTTTTGATCAAATCACCTTCAAGTGAATATTTGATAGAACGAAGTGCGAACGCAGATCCAGAGCTTCAATAA